Genomic window (Halococcus saccharolyticus DSM 5350):
CTCCACCTGCTCGATGATTTCTTCGACCGTTTCCCAGTTGGTTCGCGCCCGGTCCGTCGGGAGATAGATCGCTCCATGCTCGTCGCCGCTGTTTCTGAGAACGTCGTTTTCCACGAGCACGTCCAGGTGGTGCCTGACCGTCGTGTAGTCGAGATCCAAGTCGTCGGCCAACTGGTTCGGGTTGCGTGGCTGGTCGTCGAGTGCCCGGAGGAGACGTGCCCTGTTCTCGCCGCCGCGGGTGCCGACGAACACGTACCACAGGACCGCCTCCATTGCCAACGTAGACTTTTCCAACGATGGTAAGCGTACCGATTAGAACAGTTCCCCGTTACGTACCAAGAGTCAGGAGCGATAGGGACAGTATCGTCGTTCGGAGACCGGGCTTCCGGTCCAGACGGAGTCCATCCGGTCCGACGGTGGACGATCGTCGAACCCTGAGATGGTAGTGCGCCGTGGAACTGACGAGAGACTTCGCGGCGCACTGTTCGATGATAGTCCGGTCTTCCCGAGTCCGGGATGCACGACAATTACTGTCTAGCCCCAGACATCACGTCGGCCACGATTTTCGCGTCGGCTATTCGAGTACCTCACATTCTACCCGATCGTGTTCTCAGACGATGGTTCTCACAATGTTTGCCACGAGTTGCCCGTGACCCAAGTGACTGCGCCGCGCTCAGTACAAACAGCTCGTCAGACGTTCGATCGAGGCGTGCCAACAGCGCGAAGCCAGTGAAAAAGAAACCGCTTAACAGGTTTGGTCGAGAACGATACTGCATGCTGATTTCAGTGACGTCTGTTCGCATGGGGGAAGCCTCTCCAAGAGGTGTCGTTATTGACTAGCTCTCGGCTACTCGTTCCGGTTTCGGAGTCGTCGACCCTCCGCAATACGGTCGAGTATGCCGTTCACCAAGCGATCGAACACGCCACCGAAACCGGCCCGTCGCCGACGATCCACTTCGTCTATCCACTCTCTGAACGGCTGACGTTTGACACGGAGACCGACGAAACGCAAACTGCCCAAACCCTCCTCGAGCGGGTGAACGTCTGGGCTGAGGAGGATCGTGACGAGAACGTAGAGGCGGTGACATTCGAGACGGCAATGATCGGCACCCGGGAGTACCTGTTCAGTCCCAGCGATTATGCCGACATTCTCGCCCGGTACGCCAGTGATCACGACCTCGATTGCGTCGTGTTCGACCCCGGGTTCAACCCCCTCGGAACGACCCCGTTACTACCACCGCTCCAAAACGAAGTTCGCCGAGCTGGAATCGAGATCGAGGAAGCGCCGGTTCAGCGAGAGCGACGAAGCCCGTTGTTGGTGCGACGCGGGACGCTCGCACAGTATCTTGCGTTGTTCGGCGTTTCGTACGTTTTTTACTTGTTGCTGGCAGGCTCAGTCGCCACGTTCGAACTCGTTACGGGGGCGATCAGCGCGGGAATCGTCGCGACGGCACTGTGGGGAATCTCGCTCACGACACCTGCCCACCCGGTTCGAACCGGTAAACGACTCGGCCGATTCGCCCTCTACGTGCCCTATCTGCTGTACGAGATCGCAAAAGCGAACGTGGAGATCGCCTACGTCGTACTCCACCCCGACCTGCCGATCGATCCGGAGATGGTCGAGTTCGACGCGGCGGTGTGGTCCGCACTCCCAGTGACGACGCTCGCCAACAGTATCACACTCACTCCAGGCACGCTGACCGTCGACGTATCGAGACAGCACTTCACGGTGCACACACTCACTCGAAACTCACGCGAGGGGCTGTTTTCCGGTACCCTAGAGCGAGCAGTGCGGTTCGTGTTTTACGGACGTGCGGTAGCACGTATTCCGAGTCCGTTGGAACGCCGAGGAACGGAGGAAGATGAGTGATGGTAGCGATCAGCGACATTCTGTTGGGCGCTGCCGCAGCGTTCATCGTCACCTCACTGGTCGGCGTCTTCCGAATCGTCCGGGGACCAACAATGCCCGACCGCGTTATCGCGATCAACATAATCGGATCGAATGTAGTTATCGTGATCGCACTACTGGCGGCCGCCATCGGTGAAACGGGGGCGCTCGACATCGCCCTGGTGTACGCGCTGTTGAACTTCCTGTTGAGTATCGCGATCTCGAAGTTCACTGTCGAACGTGGGGGGGTACTCTGATGACGCTGCGAGAGATCGCCGTCCTGGTGCTCGCCGTCGGTGGTGTCTTCTTCGCTGTCGTCGCCGTCGTCGGACTCGTTCGCCTTCCTGACCTCTACACGCGTGCACACGGCACTTCCAAGAGCGAAACGCTCGGCGCGGTACTGGCGCTCGCGGCAGTAGCGATAGCGTTCGAGAGCAGCCTGTCGACGCTGAAAACGGTGCTTCTCTTGCTGTTCATGTTCCTCACAAACCCGACTGCGGCACACGCCATCGTCCGAGCAGCGGCTGAACAGGGTATCGAACCATGGACCGAAGACGAGGAGGCCGAAGAGTCATGATCCAAGCACTAGAGGTTGGGCTACTCGTGTTCGTGGTGAGCTGTGCGCTCGCGACGGCGTTTCTCCGTGACGTCCTCGGAGCAATCATCGCATTCAGTGCGTACAGTCTCAGTATCGCGGTCGTCTGGGTGTTCCTGCGAGCCCCCGATGTCGGACTCACGGAGGCGGCGGTCGGTGCGGGAGTCATGACGGTACTGTTCTTGGTAACCATCGCGAAAACGACCCGTCCCTCCGACGAACGGACCTTCGAGCACGTCGATTACCGTGCGGCGGCGGTCGCACTCACTCTCGTCGTGGTCCTCTCGACGACGCTGTTCGCACTTCCCCCAGTGGGTGCCGACGACTCGGCTGTGGCGACGGACAACGTCACGAACTACTACTTGGAGAACGCCTACGACGAAACCGAGGTGCAAAACGCCGTGACCGCCGTTCTCGCGGCGTACCGTGGCTTCGACACGCTCGGGGAGGCCGCTGTCGTCTACGCGGCGGGAGTCGGCCTCTTGGTCGTCCTCAACAAGGAGGTGTTTCGATGAGCGATTCCCTGGAGAACGACGAGTCCCGCTCCCTGTACGTCGAGAGCCCGCTCATTATGACGACTGTCCGCGTCATCACGCCGTTCGTCTTCACGTTCGGGCTGTTCGTGATGTTTCACGGCGCGGACTCCTCGGGCGGCGGCTTTCAAGGAGGAGTCATCGTGGGCACGGTCGTCCTCATGCTCGGTA
Coding sequences:
- a CDS encoding winged helix-turn-helix domain-containing protein, coding for MEAVLWYVFVGTRGGENRARLLRALDDQPRNPNQLADDLDLDYTTVRHHLDVLVENDVLRNSGDEHGAIYLPTDRARTNWETVEEIIEQVE
- a CDS encoding monovalent cation/H+ antiporter subunit E: MTSSRLLVPVSESSTLRNTVEYAVHQAIEHATETGPSPTIHFVYPLSERLTFDTETDETQTAQTLLERVNVWAEEDRDENVEAVTFETAMIGTREYLFSPSDYADILARYASDHDLDCVVFDPGFNPLGTTPLLPPLQNEVRRAGIEIEEAPVQRERRSPLLVRRGTLAQYLALFGVSYVFYLLLAGSVATFELVTGAISAGIVATALWGISLTTPAHPVRTGKRLGRFALYVPYLLYEIAKANVEIAYVVLHPDLPIDPEMVEFDAAVWSALPVTTLANSITLTPGTLTVDVSRQHFTVHTLTRNSREGLFSGTLERAVRFVFYGRAVARIPSPLERRGTEEDE
- a CDS encoding monovalent cation/H+ antiporter complex subunit F, coding for MVAISDILLGAAAAFIVTSLVGVFRIVRGPTMPDRVIAINIIGSNVVIVIALLAAAIGETGALDIALVYALLNFLLSIAISKFTVERGGVL
- the mnhG gene encoding monovalent cation/H(+) antiporter subunit G, whose protein sequence is MTLREIAVLVLAVGGVFFAVVAVVGLVRLPDLYTRAHGTSKSETLGAVLALAAVAIAFESSLSTLKTVLLLLFMFLTNPTAAHAIVRAAAEQGIEPWTEDEEAEES
- a CDS encoding DUF4040 domain-containing protein, with amino-acid sequence MIQALEVGLLVFVVSCALATAFLRDVLGAIIAFSAYSLSIAVVWVFLRAPDVGLTEAAVGAGVMTVLFLVTIAKTTRPSDERTFEHVDYRAAAVALTLVVVLSTTLFALPPVGADDSAVATDNVTNYYLENAYDETEVQNAVTAVLAAYRGFDTLGEAAVVYAAGVGLLVVLNKEVFR